The following proteins are co-located in the Athene noctua chromosome 16, bAthNoc1.hap1.1, whole genome shotgun sequence genome:
- the GID8 gene encoding glucose-induced degradation protein 8 homolog, with protein MSYTEKPDEITKDEWMEKLNNLHIQRADMNRLIMNYLVTEGFKEAAEKFRMESGIEPSVDLETLDERIKIREMILKGQIQEAIALINSLHPELLDTNRYLYFHLQQQHLIELIRQRETEAALEFAQTQLAEQGEESRECLTEMERTLALLAFDNPEESPFGDLLNMMQRQKVWSEVNQAVLDYENRESTPKLAKLLKLLLWAQNELDQKKVKYPKMTDLSKGTIEEPK; from the exons ATGAGTTACACAGAAAAACCTGATGAAATCACAAAAGATGAATGGATGGAAAAACTTAATAACTTGCATATCCAGAGAGCAGACATGAACCGCCTTATCATGAACTACCTTGTTACAG aGGGTtttaaagaagcagcagagaagttTCGAATGGAGTCTGGAATTGAACCCAGTGTTGATTTAGAGACTCTcgatgaaagaataaaaattcgAGAAATGATCTTGAAAGGGCAGATTCAAGAAGCCATTGCGTTAATAAACAGTCTCCATCCAGAATTGCTAGATACAAACAGATATCTTTACTTTCATTTGCAG cagcagcatttgaTTGAACTGATTCGGCAGCGTGAGACAGAAGCAGCTCTGGAATTTGCTCAGACCCAATTAGCAGAACAAGGCGAGGAGAGCAGGGAATGCCTGACAGAAATGGAGCGTACGCTGGCTTTGCTTGCCTTTGATAATCCTGAAGAATCACCATTTGGAGACTTGCTTAACATGATGCAGCGACAGAAG GTATGGAGTGAGGTTAATCAAGCTGTTCTAGACTATGAAAATCGTGAATCAACACCCAAGTTGGCAAAATTACTGAAACTACTACTGTGGGCTCAGAATGAGCTGGACCAGAAGAAAGTGAAATATCCCAAAATGACAGACCTCAGCAAGGGGACGATTGAAGAACCCAAGTAA